From a region of the Pseudanabaena sp. ABRG5-3 genome:
- a CDS encoding CHASE2 domain-containing protein, translating to MTIRSQLKNILWKWRGIAIAAPTISILAIGLRIIGVLEPLELAMLDQFFRWRSPEPEDNRIVIIGIDEADVRQYAWPIDDALLTQLLDKVRKQKPRAIGLDLARDKPVGAGYSQLEALFKSTPNLVGATKTADLVDSNFAIASSNINPPPALPPEQIGAINLPVDTDGRVRRGLLALRSSDGKVSPSFSLQLSLLYLDGEKTVPFEQALNPPRLRTNDGGYSHADVGGHQFIVNYRRSLNGFQTVRMADVLEGKIAPDLLRDRVVMIGVTAVSLRDWFFTPLDSGIGSTRIFTSGIEVHAQLVSHILSSSLDGRSGIHTWEKPWEWLWIFGWSLTGSLLIWQWRNVKVKEREFQLLMLRSLSVLALGGSLFAACFIALGYGWWLPFVPAMIGFLGGGAIVTSYLAITAAQIRAYFSRYLTDAVVKSLLETPEGLKFGGDRRKVTILMCDLRGFSTISEKMPPEKVVEILNVFLGTMTEAIATYQGTIDEFIGDAILVLFGAPIHREDDAARAVASAIAMQLAMRSVNAQLTQLGLPEIAMGIGINTGEVVAGNIGSHSRAKYAVVGNHVNLTARIESYTVGGQILISETTYNEIQAIVKTNGSMEVEPKGVSHPILIYDICGIGGIYNLELPSINDSLQILPKPIAITYRILEEKHLGTEIFEGEIRRLSPYGAEILAKEDLPVLTNIKLHLQVSAPDQLNPSQTVVIEGEIYAKVLKHHQPNQAISDNLDLENNLTISAISQQRSHPIKQIYLHFTTVPNDLNAWINWQTSK from the coding sequence ATGACGATTCGATCCCAATTAAAAAACATCTTGTGGAAATGGCGCGGCATTGCGATCGCTGCGCCGACAATCTCCATATTGGCGATCGGATTGCGGATAATTGGAGTGCTAGAGCCATTGGAATTAGCAATGCTCGATCAGTTCTTTCGGTGGCGATCGCCTGAGCCTGAAGATAACCGTATTGTGATCATTGGCATTGATGAAGCAGATGTCCGTCAATATGCTTGGCCCATTGATGATGCTTTATTGACCCAATTATTAGACAAAGTACGCAAACAAAAACCACGGGCGATCGGGCTCGATCTTGCCCGTGATAAACCTGTCGGTGCTGGCTATTCACAATTAGAAGCCTTGTTTAAAAGTACGCCAAATCTAGTTGGTGCAACCAAAACAGCCGATCTCGTTGACTCTAATTTTGCGATCGCTAGTTCTAATATCAATCCCCCACCTGCCCTTCCTCCAGAACAAATTGGCGCAATCAATCTTCCAGTTGATACCGATGGCAGGGTTCGTAGAGGATTGCTCGCTTTACGTTCATCCGATGGCAAAGTTTCTCCTAGCTTCAGCTTACAACTATCTTTGCTCTATCTAGATGGCGAAAAAACAGTTCCCTTTGAGCAAGCACTCAATCCCCCTAGATTACGCACCAATGATGGTGGCTATAGCCATGCTGATGTGGGTGGACATCAATTTATTGTGAACTATCGCCGATCTCTTAACGGTTTTCAGACCGTGCGAATGGCAGATGTGTTAGAAGGCAAAATTGCCCCTGATTTACTGCGCGATCGCGTGGTGATGATTGGGGTAACGGCAGTCAGTTTAAGAGATTGGTTTTTCACTCCCCTTGATAGCGGCATTGGCAGTACGCGCATCTTTACATCAGGAATTGAAGTTCATGCTCAACTAGTTAGTCATATTCTGAGCAGTTCTCTTGATGGTCGTTCAGGGATTCACACTTGGGAAAAACCTTGGGAATGGCTATGGATTTTTGGTTGGTCGTTGACTGGTTCTCTCTTAATTTGGCAATGGCGCAATGTCAAGGTAAAGGAACGCGAATTTCAGCTTTTAATGTTGCGATCGCTCAGTGTATTAGCACTGGGTGGCAGTCTATTTGCTGCTTGTTTTATTGCCTTAGGCTATGGTTGGTGGTTGCCCTTTGTGCCTGCGATGATTGGCTTTTTAGGTGGTGGGGCAATCGTGACCAGCTATCTAGCAATTACGGCAGCGCAAATTCGGGCTTACTTTAGTCGCTATTTAACCGATGCTGTCGTCAAAAGTTTATTAGAAACTCCCGAAGGTCTAAAATTTGGAGGCGATCGCCGCAAAGTCACAATTCTCATGTGCGATCTACGTGGTTTCTCTACTATTTCCGAGAAAATGCCTCCCGAAAAAGTAGTAGAAATTCTCAATGTATTTTTGGGAACGATGACTGAGGCGATCGCTACCTATCAAGGCACAATTGATGAATTTATCGGTGATGCCATTTTGGTTCTCTTTGGTGCGCCCATCCATCGTGAAGATGATGCCGCAAGGGCAGTCGCTAGTGCGATCGCGATGCAGCTTGCTATGCGATCAGTAAATGCCCAACTTACACAACTGGGCTTACCAGAAATCGCGATGGGCATTGGCATTAATACAGGTGAAGTAGTTGCAGGCAATATCGGCTCCCATTCTCGCGCGAAATATGCCGTTGTCGGCAATCATGTCAATCTCACAGCAAGGATTGAATCCTATACCGTTGGTGGTCAGATTTTGATATCGGAAACAACCTATAACGAAATACAGGCGATTGTCAAAACTAATGGTTCGATGGAAGTAGAACCTAAGGGCGTGTCGCATCCTATTTTAATCTACGATATTTGCGGCATTGGCGGTATTTATAATCTCGAACTTCCTTCGATTAATGATTCTCTGCAAATCTTGCCTAAGCCCATTGCGATTACCTATCGTATTTTAGAAGAGAAACATCTTGGTACAGAGATCTTTGAAGGTGAGATTCGACGACTATCGCCCTATGGAGCAGAGATCTTGGCAAAAGAGGATCTACCTGTATTAACTAATATCAAACTACATCTTCAAGTTTCTGCTCCTGACCAACTCAATCCTTCTCAAACTGTTGTAATCGAAGGCGAAATCTATGCCAAAGTCTTAAAGCATCATCAACCCAATCAAGCAATATCAGATAATTTGGATTTAGAGAACAATCTCACGATTTCTGCAATTTCTCAACAGCGATCGCATCCTATCAAACAAATTTATCTACATTTCACCACAGTCCCGAACGATCTCAACGCATGGATTAACTGGCAAACAAGTAAGTAG
- a CDS encoding CHAT domain-containing protein — protein MTHKGYAIAISFLIGLMTPSTSLATGISNPVFPSQDVRSTADELVQTGVQQFLDQKFDQAIASWQKALLLYQQQQNSKGELNVLEIMAEASKRLGKYEQAIAYLQKSLDLSQSLGDRQAEANALGNLGNNYRVVGNYVKAIELHNQGLAIRKELGDRQGEGQVLASLGNIYYDLGNYDKADALYRQSLKIAQSVGNNTGVVLLLNSLGLIAATREEYTEAIAYYKQSLMIAQKIGMRSAVGEALNNIGSGYHVQQKYKEAIDYYEQALAVGKEIKNPRIEGAAIGGLALAYVFLEEYDKALSFQEQSWQLAKQIGDRRLEAIALSNWGYILWRSQKYTEAEQKFRTTLSLLDSLRSNLNDSDKVSIFDTQLHAFNLLQQIMIAQGKPEEALEIAEHGRARAFSELLSRRLKTSVGVKAETKIESKTEQKGNVDLRALSSVNIADIRRIAQQQKAVLVEYSLITNPNFIGQGKLKGEYIKLYIWVVQPSGAIAFREVDLTKLNLSIIDLVSDVRSLFNDAGSVEQNPKDVLVKYAQLKQLHSLLVQPIQDLLPKESQTRIIFLPQSLLFLVPFAALIDPQNNFLVDNYTVQIAPAIQVLDLTHQIRHQLQQVNLKEMLIVGNPAMPSLGNPPIQLPTLLGAAKEAEAIAALLNTTFLTGKQATKVEVVEKMKSARFIHLATHGLLEEYRSGDIPGAIALAPSQIDGHNDDGFLTASEIITMHLNAEMVVLSACKTGQGLLTGDGVIGLSRSLIAAGVPSVVVSLWSVPDDPTALLMTMFYKKFQTIPNKAAALRQAMLVTKAKYPDPLNWAAFTLIGEAE, from the coding sequence ATGACTCATAAAGGCTATGCGATCGCCATTTCCTTTCTAATTGGCTTAATGACACCAAGTACTTCCTTGGCAACGGGCATTAGTAATCCTGTTTTTCCATCGCAAGATGTGCGATCCACAGCAGATGAACTTGTCCAAACTGGTGTGCAGCAATTTCTAGACCAAAAGTTTGATCAAGCGATCGCTAGTTGGCAGAAAGCATTGCTGCTCTATCAACAGCAACAAAATAGCAAAGGTGAACTCAATGTCCTTGAGATTATGGCAGAAGCTTCAAAAAGGCTCGGTAAGTACGAGCAAGCGATCGCCTACTTACAGAAATCCTTAGACTTATCACAAAGCTTAGGAGATCGGCAAGCTGAAGCCAATGCCCTCGGCAATCTTGGCAATAACTATCGTGTTGTTGGTAATTATGTCAAAGCGATCGAACTGCATAACCAAGGATTAGCAATTAGGAAAGAACTAGGCGATCGCCAAGGCGAAGGACAGGTTCTCGCAAGTCTGGGAAATATTTACTATGATCTTGGCAACTATGATAAAGCAGATGCTCTGTATCGACAGAGCCTAAAAATCGCGCAATCAGTGGGGAATAATACGGGTGTAGTTCTCTTACTGAATAGTTTGGGATTAATTGCGGCAACTAGAGAAGAATATACAGAAGCGATCGCCTATTATAAGCAAAGCCTGATGATCGCTCAGAAAATTGGGATGCGTTCAGCCGTAGGGGAGGCACTCAATAATATTGGTTCTGGATATCACGTTCAGCAAAAATATAAAGAAGCGATCGACTATTATGAACAAGCCTTGGCAGTTGGGAAAGAAATTAAAAATCCACGTATTGAAGGTGCGGCAATTGGTGGATTGGCATTAGCCTATGTATTTTTGGAAGAATACGATAAGGCGCTATCTTTTCAAGAGCAAAGTTGGCAATTAGCGAAACAAATTGGTGATCGGCGATTAGAAGCCATTGCCTTGAGCAATTGGGGATATATTCTTTGGCGATCGCAAAAATATACGGAGGCAGAACAAAAATTTCGGACTACGCTGAGCTTATTAGACTCTCTCCGTTCTAATTTAAATGACAGTGACAAGGTTTCCATCTTTGATACCCAGCTTCATGCCTTTAATCTACTTCAGCAGATTATGATCGCCCAAGGTAAACCTGAAGAAGCACTAGAAATTGCTGAACATGGACGCGCCCGTGCTTTTTCCGAACTTCTTTCCCGTCGTCTCAAAACAAGTGTAGGGGTAAAAGCCGAAACCAAAATAGAATCAAAAACAGAACAAAAGGGCAATGTCGATTTACGCGCTCTCTCATCAGTCAATATTGCAGATATTCGGCGTATTGCCCAACAACAAAAAGCTGTACTCGTAGAGTATTCACTAATTACCAATCCCAACTTTATTGGGCAAGGGAAACTCAAGGGTGAATATATCAAACTTTATATCTGGGTAGTTCAACCTTCGGGGGCGATCGCTTTTAGGGAAGTCGATCTCACCAAATTAAACCTGTCAATAATTGATCTCGTCAGCGATGTCCGCAGTTTGTTTAATGATGCTGGCTCAGTTGAGCAAAATCCGAAGGATGTCTTAGTTAAATACGCGCAACTTAAACAGCTACACTCCCTTCTCGTTCAACCAATCCAAGACCTATTACCGAAAGAGTCCCAGACGCGAATAATTTTCTTGCCGCAATCACTGCTGTTTTTAGTTCCCTTTGCTGCTTTGATTGATCCGCAAAATAACTTCCTTGTTGATAACTACACGGTGCAAATTGCCCCTGCTATTCAGGTGCTAGACCTCACGCACCAAATCCGCCACCAGTTACAACAAGTTAATTTAAAGGAAATGCTGATCGTCGGTAATCCCGCGATGCCAAGTCTCGGCAATCCACCTATCCAATTACCAACTTTGCTAGGGGCTGCCAAAGAAGCAGAGGCGATCGCTGCTTTACTCAATACGACCTTTTTAACAGGTAAGCAAGCCACGAAAGTAGAAGTTGTCGAAAAAATGAAATCGGCACGATTTATTCACCTAGCAACCCACGGACTATTAGAGGAGTATCGTAGTGGTGATATCCCCGGAGCGATCGCCCTTGCCCCTAGTCAAATAGATGGTCACAATGATGATGGTTTTCTCACGGCTAGCGAGATTATCACGATGCATCTAAATGCTGAAATGGTGGTACTAAGTGCTTGCAAAACTGGACAGGGGCTATTAACGGGTGATGGGGTCATTGGTCTATCGCGATCGCTAATTGCCGCAGGTGTACCTAGTGTGGTGGTATCGCTATGGTCAGTACCTGACGATCCAACAGCGCTACTAATGACTATGTTTTATAAAAAATTTCAGACAATTCCTAACAAAGCAGCAGCCTTACGCCAAGCAATGCTTGTGACTAAAGCCAAATATCCCGATCCGCTTAATTGGGCTGCTTTTACATTAATTGGTGAAGCCGAATAA
- a CDS encoding DUF928 domain-containing protein — MSSVSHLSKKILVASVFSCLVTSTAILSPLNLFSPLAQAQSRRVVYVPPSDLDAPKTSASGITRSSGCLISCLIALVPNLEINKNPVPRTISERPTIYFLSPKHRGSVRFRLYEDSAETPSKPIYQTSFDINNDAGIIAFKLPDDAPTLAIGKIYSWEFTVLATTNKTTYGSATIPENKTVYGSVRRVLPTKKLTEQLSKLSKPIDRAALLAQESLWFETLTTLADAQRTVPKSSEVTDEWVAILKSASLDRVLPYAFVSQK, encoded by the coding sequence ATGTCTTCTGTATCACATTTATCAAAAAAAATATTAGTAGCATCGGTTTTTTCTTGCCTAGTTACTAGTACAGCCATTCTTTCACCCCTAAACCTATTTTCCCCTTTAGCCCAAGCACAGTCTCGTAGAGTCGTCTATGTCCCCCCTAGTGATCTTGATGCGCCTAAGACTTCAGCATCAGGTATTACACGCAGTTCAGGTTGTCTCATTTCTTGTTTAATTGCGTTGGTTCCAAATTTAGAAATAAATAAGAACCCAGTTCCTCGAACTATTTCTGAACGCCCTACAATCTATTTTCTCAGTCCTAAACATCGTGGATCGGTAAGATTCCGTCTTTATGAAGATAGTGCCGAAACACCCAGTAAGCCCATTTATCAAACTTCCTTCGATATCAATAATGATGCAGGGATCATTGCCTTCAAACTACCTGATGACGCTCCGACACTAGCAATTGGAAAAATATATTCATGGGAGTTTACAGTTCTAGCTACAACCAATAAGACAACCTATGGCAGCGCGACGATACCTGAAAATAAGACAGTGTATGGCTCAGTACGTCGCGTTTTACCAACAAAAAAATTGACAGAGCAACTATCAAAACTATCAAAACCTATTGATCGAGCAGCTTTGCTTGCTCAAGAAAGCCTGTGGTTTGAGACCTTGACGACTTTGGCAGATGCACAACGAACTGTACCCAAAAGCTCTGAAGTTACTGATGAATGGGTAGCGATATTAAAGTCAGCAAGTCTTGATCGCGTTCTTCCATATGCTTTTGTCTCACAAAAGTGA
- a CDS encoding cytochrome b6-f complex subunit PetN, whose amino-acid sequence MDILSFGWFSLLGMFTLSIAFVVWGRNGL is encoded by the coding sequence ATGGATATCTTGTCATTTGGCTGGTTCAGTTTATTAGGTATGTTCACATTGTCGATCGCTTTTGTTGTCTGGGGACGTAACGGACTATAA